aaattgctttttaaaaaatattcacgcgtgtagtcccagcacttttgggaggccgaggcgggcggatcacgaggtcaggagatcgagaccatcctggctaacactgtgaaatctcgtctctactaaaattacaaaaacaaaattagccgggcgtggcggcgggcgcgtgtagtcccagctattggggagactgaggcaggagaatggcatgaacccagaaggcggagcttgcagtgagccgagatggcaccactgcactccagcctgggagacatagcgagactccgtctcaaaaaaaaaaaaaaaaattatatatatatatacacacacacacacacatatatatacacacacacacatgtatatgcatCAGGGACATGTAAAGGATTAATGTACGATACACGAAGGCCTCGGAAGGGATTCCAGTacattctttttctggttttgccCAGCAACTCCAGCCTGGTTTCTTCCCTGCCTTTGGGATTATGGTGGGGGGACTGGGCAAGTGCAGTGGTGGGGAGGTGTGTTGTCCCCAGGCAGTCCTCTGAAGAAAAACTGCAGGTTTTGAATGTTAGGAATAAAGCACACTATAGTAGGAAAGGGATGGCCCACAAacggagaaaagggaaaggagaggaccTAAGTGGAGCAGTGACATTGTCTGATACACTTTGTCACTGGgcttctgctcaaatgtcaccttcttagTAGGTGTTTCCTGACCTCTTTAAAATTGCAGCTCATTCCCCAATCCCCAGTGTTTGTTCATGGCCTGTTCTTTACTTTTTGTGTAGTACTTATCGCTACCTAACATACTatacattttatgaatttatttattttgtctttttctttttcttttctttctttctttttttttttttgagacggagtttcgctcttgttgcccaggctggagtgcaatggcgcgatcttggctcactgtgacctccgtctcccgggtttaagtgattctcctgactcagcctcccaagtagctgggattacagcatgtgctaccacagctggccaattttgtatttttagtagagacgaggtttcaccattggtcaggctggtcttagactcctgacctcaagtgatccacccgcctcggcctcccgaagtgctggattacaggcgtgagacaccgcacccggccatctttttttttcccatcagaGTGGAGACGTTTGACTTTTGGAACAGTACACAGCACATTTAGGTGCTCAATACTTGTGGAGTAAATACATGAATGACTCATTTTCTTCCCTTGGTTCTTTCTCTACcaaagatttgaaaaattaagaaacaccagcctggcaacatagggagaccccatctcttaaaagaaaaaaaaaaaaaaattagccaggtgtggtctcagttacttgagacgctgaggtgggaggattgcttgagcctgggaggtcaaggctacagtgagccatgatcatgccactgcactccaccctgggtgacagaggccctttctaaaaaaaaaaagaaaagaaggaaggatatAGGTAagagataatagaaaaataatctgtTCCCTAGTTCTGAAGAAACTAAAACTGAAGAGTGAACTATCTAGCAAGATGGACTTGACTTAtgagtttttttccccttaaagcAAATATCAGAACATATGATCTTGCCTTTAGAAGGATATTTTGGTAACTACAGGACAGATGTTTGGAGTTGTGATTATTCCCAGAAAACTTGGGATACAGCATCAATATGACTATTTAAACTAAATATAAGGGTCGTTGGGAGTGCTCACATGGGCCCAGTGGTTAACCCCAGAGATAATCTTAGACCCAATTAAGGCCTAACTTAGGCCTTAGTTTTCATTCTGGCAGCAAGATCCAGAAAGTTGGCCTGCTTTCCCCAGACACTACTCGTACTTTTTTGGGGTTCTTCTTTCCCCAAGACAGGGAAGCCAAAACTAAGTGAGTAAGCTAAGGTTCAAGCCCAGGTATCTTTGAGTTCTTTCCATTGTGCTGTGGGAAGAAACTGGTGATGGAGACAGAATTAGGGGTAGGactgagaagaaagaagaaaaaaggagaaaatgagagagaataagGAAAAACCTGAAGTCCTTGGACACCCAGTAGTCTATGAATAGGCTGTCAGTGGTCTATGAACCCTTTAAAATTATACTCAATTCTTACGGGCTTTTTTCCTGATAGAAGGTTGATTCTTTCATGACATTTTCAAAGGGGTGCGTGACTCAAGAAAGATTATGAAGCAACCACTGAGCCACGGAGTTTGTAGTATGTCTGTGGAAgcttttttaatggatttttttttttttcttaagcaaggGAAAGCGAGAACAAAACTTTACCTGACCCAAATAGCCTATGAAAGTCTGGTTATAGACAAAATGATGAAACAAACTAATTTTCTCAGCTGTTTCTGTGAAAGCAGAAGGAGTTATGGgtattctgttttctgttgctggaAATAGTTGTGAAATATTGAAGCTTAGCAGCTTTCCAGGACAGAGTGattcacagaatttaaaaagcacGGTTTGCTTTTAGAACCCTCTGTGTTGCCCTCAAAATAACCTCGGGGATTTGGGACAAGAGTGTTGCCACATGGTGTGGAAAGGGATGAACATTGAAAACAGGATAGAGCTGGAGAATCTGGGGTGTGGGGTCTTATCCACTGATAATATTGGGAGTCTAGGGCAAAGTAGCCAAACGAGATTGTTGCAGGCCGTATCTGGGCTGCTTCCTGTTTTTGTAATAAACCCTTATTTGGACACAGGcatctccatttatttacatattgtctttgGTTGCTTGTGGTTACAAGGGAACGGTTGCTTACTTGTTACAGGGATCTTATGGcctgaaaagcctaaaatatttgctctctGGGCTTCAATGGAGCaggttgccaaggctggtctagAGTCTAAGCATGTGAGGGAAACTTGGAAACGCTTGTACTGATTTTCACATATACCTTATTTTAGAGCCTTTATTTGTTATATGCCCACAAATATTGCAATCTGTGTGTACATGCCGGCCATAACTTGTAAACATAGAACCAAATTCTGCCCTGTAGACAGACAAACTTTCCTTTGATTTCATGTGTTGATAATTTGAGTAATGTGTATGCatattatttatctaaaatttaatttcagcTCATGTATCATAATACATTTCCAATGGGGAAACTTTCAAATTAATGAAAGCATTTTCTGActtcagagatttttatttttattttcatttttgagacagggtctcactctattgcctaggctggagtggtacaatctaggctcactgcagtctcgacctcctgggttcaggcaattctcccacctctgcttcctgagtagttcagactacaggtgcacactaccacactgggttaattttttgatttttttttttttggttaagacAAGGGctcagtgtgttgcccaggctggtctcaaactcctgggctcaagtgatcctcctgcctcagcctccctaagtgttgagattacaggtgtgagccaccatgcccagccaagagattttttaaaaattctaaaaccataagaaaacaaattgaagGACAAACTTTGACAATACAAAGATCTCTaacaaatgaataagaaatatgCTTATGTGCAGTATTATTCACATATTTCTGCATAGCAAATTatcccaaaatttagtggcttaaaataataatcacCTATTATCTTTagataaactttttcttttttttgagacacagggtctcactctgtcacccaggctggagttcagtggcgtgatcttggctcactgtaccttccacctcctgggctcaagcaattcttgcacttcagcctcctgagtagctgggactactggtgtgtcagcatgcttggttaatttaaaaatttttaatagaaacaaggcctcactatattgcccaggctgggcttgaactcctgagctctagcaatcctgcttaggcctcccaaagtgctgggattataggcgtgagccaccgtgcctggcatggagaacatttttgtactttaagaTCTATCATGACAGAACAGTTCAAATTGGGTGACTCACTGGGAAAGAATAACTTTTCTGGCagcaattgaaaaattaaaaatagtatcttTACCTGTTGTGTTTTGAACTATTACTTAATCATTGTCAGCTATGATTTCCCCCACAAATTCTTTAAAGACAATTTTCTTCCAAATAGTACTGTATATCTGAGCAGTGCTTTACCAAATATTTTTGCTTGTATATTATTTCAAACAATTGTAAGGTAGGCAGAGTAGGAATTATTACCCAGCATtaccttttcctttgttttcaagTGTAAAACTTGAGGCCTAGGAACTTAAAGTGGTCCCTCCTGATTACATGGTTAATTAGTGACAGAACCAGGGCTAGGATCCTACAATTGTTAGTAATTGGAATTgctctttatttttgtattttgttatggaagcaTGCATTTGAAACATTTCAGAGAGATTGAAGAATATTAATTTCTACTTATGtataaaacaaggataatatTATTCATTGTGTAGGATTGTTGTAAGGAAGGATTAGGGATTATTAGGGATAAATACAGTGCCTGGAGCTGAGTAAGTGCTTTGCAAATGGTGCAGCCATTATTAAACTTTTCCCAGATTTATGGGATTATgtgattattttgatttttaaaaaactagaataaaatattgatatacCATTCTTAACTCTTTTGTGAAACAAGTTAAAAACCATTATCTATCTACCGTGATTGCAGTTTTCTTTATTCCCCAAATGAACTAACCATATTGGAGTAATTAGTTCTTTGTTTCTCTTAACCATGCGGAGATATTTTTGAACTAAAAGGACTGCTTTCAAACTCACATACAATGCAGCTTTAGCattcatatttcaattttttcaatgtttaatttttatttatttttactttttatagagatgggggtctcgctatattgcccaggctggccttgaactcctgggctcaagcaatcctcccacattggcctcccaaagtgctgggattacgggcatgagccaccatgcctggccatgtttcattttttaaattgtattgaaATCATTACCTTGGTAAATTCATATCCCAATTTAAAATGCCCGAAAGCGAATAAAGCTTCATTATAAATTCaagtactgtattttaaaatgtacatgttaTACACCCAATAGATGCATACTGGAATTACTACAACAAGCAGTTACATTCATGACGCCCAgtactaagtttttttttttttttttacactgcaATAGATTATGCTAGATATATTGCTTTATTATGATCACTGTTGCTTAGTACAGTAACTTTAGTACAATAACTTATATGATtgcatttttaaagctttaataAAGTTAGTAGCATTTAGCAATAttgaatgaaacattttttatgtATAGGATGTATTTTAGGTCAGATGCTTATGCAAGAATAAGCACTTAACATGCTGTTACATCCTTGACAAAACAAAATCATCCCTTTTCACTAAATAGAATAAACCAGACTAAAAGGAATCTGAAgtaattgaaagaaaattaaaaactttatatCCTTGTATTATGTTAAAgattatttaacataatattttcctggttaaaacatacatttttctggttgaaatatatataattttatatgtatattatatatatatggagagaaagagagatagaggagagagagagagagagagaaacattttaaagactgTACTAAAATGCTAACATAGCTGTAGCCCTTAGATGATACTTTAGCTGGGAAAAAGTTGGTGAGTTGTACTCAACTACTTTTTCTgcttagaaaataattaagagcTTATAAATTTCTAATGTCTTAAAACAGGTATTTATTAAGATCTTAAATATACCTGTATTAAACAaattaggttattttaaaaactttgcaaCAATACCTCActtattcacaaatatattttctacccATATTTATTACAATttgaacaatttaaaaacaaatcctgCAAATACTCTTAGCTTAGATAACAATACCGTTATCTTAGTTCACATTAGATAACAATACCATTATCTTAGTTCACATAAATGATtgcaagaaatatttataatacttCATATAGTATCTTATCTACGGCTCATAGCAAACACTCTAATCACATTatctttacagatggaaaaactgggATGGTGGATAACTGTTCTGATAACTATGGTAATACCTTTTCaatttgcttttcatgttttgtttgcGCAGTTggccttctgattttttttttctttttttggtgggggataCAACCTTTAAAGTTCTTTGAGTAAAGTAAATCTTCTGGAAATCAGATacttattacaaaaaaaatcttttagataTATGTAgattaacttaattttatttatctcaaatTAGCCTTGGGGTGTGTTCCATAGTTCGCTCAGAATTTCTCATGGAAATAACTCTTACTTCTTTCAGTATAcaaatgattatctcaaaaagaagaatCCTCATTAAGTAACTGGTGAATCCCCCTTTAAAAACTTGTTTATAATTgctctttttgaaaaatagaacacACAGTAGGTTTAACCAGCCATTGAATAATGGTGAATAACTCAGTGTGACTCTTAATATAATACAATCTTAATTAAacaattcttttttccttagcaTATTCAGCCATTGAAAAAAATTACGAAGACTTCACTAAACCAGTTAAATGCTTACAGTCTCTGATGAAGTTTCAAGGGAAAAAGAAGACTGgagaatataaagaaatagaCTGTACtgaatttgtgattttatttttaagctactCCCTCTCATTCATATATGTCTATCATCTCCATAATTAGATTCAGAGAAATGtcctttactgtttttttcttctgaagagaACCACATATTGATCATAACAGTTTCCATACATATGTAATAACTTACATTTTGGGACAGAGGGAGTTGGTATAGCCCACCTTGGTCCATCCTAACATTTTCAAATCAAGTCAAATACTGTCTTTGGATTAATCAGCTGTTGATGGAGGTTTGATAGAGGGAATACTGCATGATCTTCTCATGATAAGCCTGACTTCTATATCTGGTAGATTATCCTGCTTAGTCTGTAAACACCCTTCATCAGTGGCTGCTAAATGAAGATCAAATCgaagagaaacagattttttCCTCAATCGAGGGTTATCTTTAAAGAAAGAACCTTCCCATTCTTTAATAACTTCATCCACTTTCTCTGTcctgaaatgataaaataaaccTTTTAATAATGAAGTATGggtctattaaaaatatgtattatgtatttcatatctatggaaaaatcaagaaatttgtataatttatagTGTACAGAATTTATAATGTACTTACTTTAACAACCATATGAATAGAATTTCAAAGGAATTCTATGGAATTTCTCTTTAGGAATTCTCATGTTTGGgttgtatttttgtaaaaaaatggCAAATTAAGGATTGAGTACTCTTCCATgagtttttatgtatatatgtcagattaaaaatcacagaataggctgggtatggtggctcatgcctgtaatcccagcactttgggaagctgaggcgggcagatcatgaggtcaggagaatgagaccaacctggccaacatggtaaaaccccatctctactaaaaatacaaaaaaatagctgagtgtggtggcgcgcacctgtattcccagctacttgggaggctgaggcagaagaatcgcttgaactcgggaggtggaggttgcagtgagccaagattgcaccactgcactccactctggcaacagagcgagactccgtctcaaaaaaaaaaaaaaaaatcacagtatacTAAAACTATGTTTGGAAACATTTAAACAAAGAAGAGTAATTACTGAGATTACTCAAAGTTaatttctttacatatatttattattatttcttagtcAAAGTTTCTTTACTTACTGGATAGTGCCACGAGCTTCAGTGCTCTCCTTAACGATATTCCCATTTAAGATGGCCTGTTTGGTCACTGTTTCTACGTTTTCATTCTCATACTTTTGTGGGACTTTCGTAGTAAAAGATATTTCATTTATAATGGctgtgaaaatattatttatgatatATTAAATTACAATATTGAATTACTGTTCACAAATTATATTCAAACTTTTATTCAAATAttgcttgcttttctttgctACTTTAgagtgtttaatttccatataaaataATCCCCGTAAATAGTACTTCACTTTTCAAATGAGTTTGTTTATGTCAGAAACTCACCTGATGgtaaaacaaaaccaactttACTTGTGGTaggctttttgtcttttttctcaccTTGGATACAACCATAATATCTGAAATcggaaataattatattttaagagcAATATTGtattaacaaataattaaaacaaacagaagaatggataaattgtataTTCATGCAATAGAAACACTATTTCACTGACAAGAAATGAACTAAGGCTACACTGTATGTTTATGGATGGATCGCCTAAGAataatattgagtgaaaaaagttttatagttttataaagtTTAGAATAATATGCAAAACAATTTCACACTTTgtagaaatacatacatattactataaataaatgtatgagaCTAATAAGCATCAAATTCAGAAGCCAGGTCAGGTAGAGGGAGGAGCATGAGATTGGGGGATGTGGCTTAGGTGTCCAGGGAAGTTCAACAACAttggaaacattttattctttttttttttttttttttaactattttactttttaaactggGGGAAGTGGGTACAGAGGTGGTCAttgtatttttatgaaattttcttGTATATCTTAAGTGtagcctaatttttttaaagttttactatGGAAATATTAAAGACTATTTGATCAATATCTTGAATGAttaggaattaaataaaattcacaaccattcattttatttaacaattatatAGTTACATGTATATAGGATCTGGAATGATTAGGAATTAAAATTTATAACCATTTAactatatagttacatatatatatatacacacatatgtatatacatgatatatatacacacacatttacatagcacttacaatgtgccagatactgttttAACCActttacaaacattaactcatttaatcctcacagcaatcctatgaggtaggtagtagtagtattcccattttacagatgagaaaactgaggcacacagaggttaagtaacttgcccaaggtcactccgCTAGTAAGTGGTATATCTTTAATTCAGTTTATGTTTTTTCAAAGATTTAATAAATATCAAGATTTATTATAGGCTAAAGTTGTTTCACCTAGTTTTCATCTAGTTTTATAAAGGACTTATAATTTGGAAACAAGCAAGAATAAAGATTTCTTCATGAAGAATTGGAGGTTATGTCATGCTCAAAGCAATAGGACCTTATAAGTCATTACAGATTATGATGTATGAATTAATAAGAATTGCTCTTGATATCTTTTCTTATCAGGACATCTAGTAGTCTTTTAAATCATGACTCAAAATAATATTGCTTTCCATGGTTGTAATATAATTACATTatagtaattattattgttttggggTTTGATGTGTGGTATAGGGTGAGCCGTTGGTCAGGGGGATTGTGGTGATTGTGAATTTTCCAGGCTTTCATTGTGGGTGATCCTTAGAAGGCACAGACTAATCCTAGAAGAGATGAATGGCAAGGAAGTGAGAAAGgaaaggtctctctctctctctctctctctcttttttttgagatggagtcttactctgtcgcctgggctggagtgcagtggcgcagtctcggctcactgcaacctgcctctcctggattcaagtgattctcctgtctcagcctcccgagtagctgggattacaggcatgtaccaccatgcccggctagtttttgtattattattattgttattattttagtagagacagggttttgccatgttggccaggctgatcttgaactcctgacctcaggtgatcctcccaccttggcctcccaaagtgctgagattacaggtgtgagccaccacacccagctgaggaAAGGTCTTTTTCATGATTAGCTCATTAtaatcccaaactcctgggcttaagcaatcctcccaccttagcctcccaagtagctgggactacaggtgtgtgccaccatgctcagcaaattttaaatttttttgtagagatgaggtctcactatattgctcaagctggtctagaactcctgaactgtagtaatcctcctgcctcagcctcccaaagtgctgggattacaggagtgagccactgcagccggccaAGACTACAAGATCATTTTTGTAGTAATCTAGAATTGTTTACATTTTGTTCTAGCTGACTTTGGCTATTTGGTTCCTAATTTTGGAAGTCTAGAAATGGTTCTTTCATATATTATTTGCAGTGCATACCTTATTGTATAAACTCAGCGAATACACCAAGATGATGATgggttttttgtatttaatttatctGACTACATCAACAATGGCATAAGTGGCTCTGTATTTCTGGCCCTTTGTCATTAACTAAATGGATTTAGGTacctgatttcttctttttctaggagGCGGCGATAAGTTGCTATTTCTTGTTCCAGCCTCATCTTCGTGTTGAGAAGCATTTCATGCTCTTGAAGCTGCTTTTCGATGCCGCGCCTTACTTCCTGTAGCTCTTTTTCTAGTCCTTCAATCACAGCCTCTAGGTCTTGCAGCTGCATCTGGTAATGCTGCTCGCTGGCATGTAGGGAGTTTTCAAGGCCCCTTTCCTGTTTTATATAGATTTTCATCAGTGAATCAGTAACACAGAATGTGTTTCTGAAATCTGATTTGCAatatcttcatctttttttttttttttttgagacggattctcgccctgttgcccagggtggagtgcaatggcacgatctcggttcactgcaacctccacctcctgggttcaagtgattctcctgcctcaacctctcaagtagctaggattacaggcgtgtgccaccacgcccggctaattttttgtatctttagtagagacggggcttcaccatgttggccaggctggtctcgaactcctgaccttgtgatccgcccgccttggcctcccaaagtgctgggatgacaggcttgagccactgtgcctggctgtcttcattcttttatgttccatttttttctttaaaaagattgcAATAATTGTATTATACCTATGCAAGAGGTGTGTTTCCTTACAGCTTTGTGTGTGAcccctaattttttaaaaattatattttatgtacctAACTAGAGATCTTACTATATTTCAAAGACATCTTGTGATAATtcttactgcaaaaaaaaaaaaaaaaaaaaaaaaatcctctgcaGCGTGATTAACTTATTATCACTCTgaattatctgatttttaaattatggaaagTGTACTTCAGAGGTAGGCTTTGctttgtaaaacaaaagaaagaaaatatagtatattgaATATCAAAGCCAGAGCAGACTGCTCATAAAAGGCATTTAGGAACATGCttaaatactttttgtttgtttgtttgagacagtctcactatgtttctcaggctggagtgcagtggtgtgatctcagctcactgcagcctctgcctcctgggttcaagtgattctcatgcctcagcctcccgagtagctgggattacaggcgtgtgccaccacacccagctaattttttgtatttttagtataagagatggtttcgccatgttgcctaggctggttcaaactcctggcctaaagtgatccacctgccttggcctcccaaagtgctaggattacaggcatgagcaaccgcatgccaaacatattttctttttcttttttggagacagagtctcactctgtcacccaggctggagtgcagtggcatgatctcggctcactgcaacctctgcctcccaggttcaagcaattcttgtgcctcagcctcctaagttgctgggactacaggcgtgtgccaccatgctcagctaatattttgtatttaatagagacggggtttcaccatgttgctcaggcaggtcacaaactcctgagctcaggcagtcagcccacctcagcctcccaaattgctgggattacaggtgtgagccacagtgtcggcctaaatattttttgttagatGTCTCAATGGCATGGATAAAAGAATCCCCACTGTGAAGACTTTGGATAATAACAAATGCTCTATTCCCCAACTTCAGCAACTAGAGAATCCCAAGGTAATAAGAAaggatttcttcatttttacagGTCTGAACTAAACCTTGAGTGAGTTGATAACAGCCACTGCCACAATGAGGGGAGGGGTGAGTAATTAAACTAGGATCAGGGATAGAATTCAGTGGCCTTGATTTCCAGTTTCTCATGGTGAATAAACGGACATTCATCCTTCCCCTCTCTTAATCAAATCACATCTGAGGACTCGATGGGTCAGTTACTTTTGAGATCATTCTCACCACAGCATGGAGAGATTCAATTTCCACTTGCAGGTGGTGCCACTGGCGTCGGGCCTCCTTGAGTTCTGCTTGAGCTGCCTTCAAAGCCTCTtcatctttgtccatttttttgcTTATGTCTTCTTCTAGCTACAAGAAAgccaacagcaacaataacaaaacacaaGGAGTGCTTCTGAAAATGAGATGTGTAAGAGCAATTATAGAAAAATTGTATAGGAATCAAAACATTTTTCCTTAACTTGTTAGATTATAGTGTGTGTTCTAGTGCCTAGTTAACTAATTAAATATGTaagcaagaaaaatacatttatatgaatGAAAACAGTTTGCAAGACCAAGATTTGTGATCTCTGATTCTTAACTTTTCATTATTTATGGATCATTAGGAGGAAGGATTGAAAATTTGCTATTTCCCCCCCACATTTTCTTGTAGGTTGCTTTGCAGAAGCAGATAAACAGTTGTACCCCACAAAACTAATCAATCCTGGGACCAGGTATAGGGACAGGAGTAAATTCTGCTAGGAAGTACATTACTGGTAATTTAGAGAATTAAGTTACTATAGGCAATAAGGCTCGCAAATAGACTTCCATATTAAGAAAATCAGTTGATTTACCTTTTTcaggatgatttttttaaaaggcatattaAGTTTGGGTATCTGggtaataaagaataaataataaaaatgacttcTCTAaggattattttctaaatattctcatataaaaaagaagtagaaattttatatttagctttaaatgtttttatgttgatgctgaaattaaaagaaagtatCTGTTGACAGAATTTTTAACATTTGGCCCCAGGAACAGTGAGAACAATGTATAGAATTGATCATAGTATTTTGAAGcaaaatttataacttttaatgttataaaaaagcattttaacatttaaaaatttaattttattatacaatag
The Papio anubis isolate 15944 chromosome 17, Panubis1.0, whole genome shotgun sequence genome window above contains:
- the KRT222 gene encoding keratin-like protein KRT222 isoform X1; the protein is MELSQLLNEIRANYEKILTRNQIETVLSTRIQLEEDISKKMDKDEEALKAAQAELKEARRQWHHLQVEIESLHAVERGLENSLHASEQHYQMQLQDLEAVIEGLEKELQEVRRGIEKQLQEHEMLLNTKMRLEQEIATYRRLLEKEEIRYYGCIQGEKKDKKPTTSKVGFVLPSAIINEISFTTKVPQKYENENVETVTKQAILNGNIVKESTEARGTIQTEKVDEVIKEWEGSFFKDNPRLRKKSVSLRFDLHLAATDEGCLQTKQDNLPDIEVRLIMRRSCSIPSIKPPSTAD
- the KRT222 gene encoding keratin-like protein KRT222 isoform X2, with the protein product MDKDEEALKAAQAELKEARRQWHHLQVEIESLHAVERGLENSLHASEQHYQMQLQDLEAVIEGLEKELQEVRRGIEKQLQEHEMLLNTKMRLEQEIATYRRLLEKEEIRYYGCIQGEKKDKKPTTSKVGFVLPSAIINEISFTTKVPQKYENENVETVTKQAILNGNIVKESTEARGTIQTEKVDEVIKEWEGSFFKDNPRLRKKSVSLRFDLHLAATDEGCLQTKQDNLPDIEVRLIMRRSCSIPSIKPPSTAD